Proteins encoded together in one Corynebacterium liangguodongii window:
- a CDS encoding YkvI family membrane protein: MKKAIKLALAFVGLLVGAGFASGQETIQYFLSYGYWGIVGTIVAGLIMIILGATLFQQGSYYLADDHSAVFTSVSRPIVAGFMDIATMFTLFSIGFVMVAGAGSNLEQQFGFPTWVGAVIMTLALIASGFLDVDKLTGVISAITPLLIIAVIGALMVTIVNMPDNLSSLNELAMRNEPAAGLFGNWFLSAVNYASLNIIVGVSMILVIAGTELNPREAGTGGLIGGMIFAFLLVILAFIIFANMEGVFGADLPLLMVFDNMHPAVGVVVALIIYLMIYNTAVGMFYGMARRLSASKPQRFRPIYFTVVLIGFALSFIGFADLVSWVYPVIGYLGMALIIVMLLAWVRDRAAIQQETRRRERLAALAGDALDPTHSTLGPKQRKEVEKLLNQSNVDDANLWQTVQEDVAAELDADPDSEFSLHDMPDLDPDSDDYSGAPTSTKEAPVDWEAYDSLYQTGSFRAVKPGEADSGK, translated from the coding sequence ATGAAAAAAGCCATCAAACTTGCCCTCGCCTTCGTCGGCCTGCTCGTCGGCGCCGGCTTCGCCTCTGGCCAAGAGACCATCCAATACTTCCTCTCCTACGGGTACTGGGGCATAGTTGGAACCATCGTCGCCGGGCTGATCATGATCATCCTGGGCGCGACGCTGTTCCAGCAGGGGTCTTACTACCTTGCGGACGACCACAGCGCCGTGTTCACATCCGTCTCCCGCCCCATCGTCGCCGGGTTCATGGACATCGCCACGATGTTCACCCTCTTCTCCATCGGCTTCGTCATGGTCGCGGGAGCCGGATCCAACCTCGAGCAACAATTCGGCTTCCCCACCTGGGTCGGCGCCGTCATCATGACGCTCGCGCTCATCGCCTCGGGCTTCCTCGACGTCGACAAGCTCACAGGCGTCATCTCGGCCATCACCCCGCTGCTCATCATCGCCGTCATCGGCGCGCTCATGGTCACCATCGTCAACATGCCGGATAACCTCAGCTCGCTCAACGAGCTGGCCATGCGCAACGAGCCGGCGGCGGGCTTGTTCGGCAACTGGTTTCTCTCCGCGGTGAACTACGCCTCACTCAACATCATCGTCGGCGTGTCCATGATCCTCGTCATCGCCGGTACCGAACTCAACCCCAGGGAGGCGGGCACTGGCGGGTTGATCGGCGGGATGATCTTCGCGTTCTTGCTGGTCATCCTCGCCTTTATCATCTTCGCCAACATGGAGGGCGTCTTCGGTGCCGACCTGCCGCTGCTCATGGTTTTTGACAACATGCACCCCGCCGTCGGGGTCGTGGTCGCGCTCATCATCTACCTCATGATCTACAACACCGCCGTCGGCATGTTCTACGGCATGGCCCGCCGGCTCTCCGCCAGCAAGCCGCAGCGCTTCCGCCCCATCTACTTCACGGTCGTGCTCATCGGCTTCGCGCTGTCCTTCATCGGCTTCGCGGACCTCGTCAGCTGGGTCTACCCCGTCATCGGCTACCTCGGCATGGCGCTCATCATCGTCATGCTGCTCGCCTGGGTCCGCGACCGCGCAGCCATCCAGCAAGAGACGCGGCGACGCGAACGACTCGCCGCGCTCGCGGGCGACGCCCTGGACCCAACGCATTCCACACTCGGGCCGAAGCAGCGCAAAGAGGTGGAGAAGCTCCTCAACCAGTCCAACGTCGACGATGCGAACCTGTGGCAGACCGTGCAAGAAGACGTTGCCGCCGAACTCGACGCCGACCCTGACAGCGAGTTCTCCCTGCACGACATGCCCGACCTCGATCCCGACTCCGACGACTACAGCGGGGCGCCCACCTCCACGAAGGAGGCCCCGGTGGATTGGGAGGCCTACGATTCCCTCTACCAGACCGGCAGCTTCCGCGCCGTCAAGCCCGGCGAGGCGGACAGCGGCAAATGA
- a CDS encoding glutathione S-transferase C-terminal domain-containing protein yields MDKKDWKTPPRNASPDGAYVRDTTYIHDRIVRDTARASDGEAELWPVVPGRYRLMAARACPWAHRTVIARRLLGLEGAISLGLAGPTHDADSWVFDLDPDERDPATGLHRLKEAYDNRFPGYPKGITVPAIVEVDSKQVVTNWFRQIPVDFNNEWSDYHRDGAPDLYPENLRDEIDEVADRVYKQVNNGVYRCGFAGSQEAYEGAYRELWDGLNWLEERLGRQRFLVGEHVTLADVYLYPTLVRFDPVYYAHFKASRHKIAELPNLRGYTQELFGLPGFGDTTDFTEIKQHYYITHEEVNPTGVVPVGPDLSWIAEPHDRDRFGGSPFAAGVTAPGPVLAGEEVKNPEPFQLALP; encoded by the coding sequence ATGGACAAAAAGGATTGGAAGACACCCCCGCGCAACGCCTCGCCCGACGGGGCGTACGTGCGCGATACCACCTACATCCACGACCGCATCGTGCGCGACACCGCTCGCGCTAGCGACGGCGAGGCTGAGCTGTGGCCGGTCGTGCCGGGGCGATACCGCCTCATGGCCGCCCGGGCGTGCCCCTGGGCGCACCGCACCGTCATCGCCCGCCGGCTGCTTGGCCTGGAAGGCGCGATCTCGCTCGGCCTCGCCGGGCCGACCCACGACGCCGACTCCTGGGTCTTCGACCTCGACCCGGATGAGCGGGACCCCGCGACGGGCCTGCACCGGCTCAAGGAGGCCTACGACAACCGGTTCCCGGGCTACCCCAAGGGCATCACCGTCCCGGCGATCGTCGAGGTGGACTCGAAGCAGGTGGTGACCAACTGGTTCCGCCAGATCCCCGTGGACTTCAACAACGAGTGGTCCGACTACCACCGCGACGGCGCGCCCGACCTCTACCCGGAGAATCTCCGCGACGAGATCGACGAGGTGGCCGACCGCGTCTACAAGCAGGTCAATAACGGCGTCTACAGGTGCGGGTTCGCCGGCAGCCAGGAGGCCTACGAAGGGGCCTACCGCGAGCTGTGGGACGGGCTCAATTGGCTCGAGGAGCGGCTCGGCCGGCAGCGCTTCCTCGTCGGCGAGCACGTCACGCTTGCCGACGTCTACCTCTACCCCACCCTGGTGCGCTTCGATCCGGTCTATTACGCGCACTTCAAGGCCTCTCGCCACAAGATCGCGGAGCTGCCCAACCTCCGCGGCTACACCCAGGAGCTCTTCGGGCTGCCCGGTTTCGGCGATACGACCGACTTCACCGAGATCAAGCAGCACTATTACATCACCCACGAAGAGGTCAACCCCACCGGTGTCGTCCCGGTCGGCCCCGATCTGTCCTGGATCGCCGAGCCGCACGACCGCGACCGCTTCGGCGGCTCGCCGTTCGCCGCAGGGGTCACCGCGCCCGGCCCGGTGCTGGCCGGCGAGGAGGTTAAAAACCCGGAGCCGTTCCAGCTGGCGCTGCCGTAA
- a CDS encoding DoxX family protein — MTNINPRNHRDVTADDLTGLDGVPTYTGQAGGSNIYERTGKAAPTEVFPRSTPGSTGSTGTAAGTADEATGRYPAPAPAPVEAFDPTSADAAPDPVPAGPATAVEPRARRGTIDLGLLILRLVLGGYLAFHATATFFRLGASDGVTGLENAFSGYAFGDALAVVVPTLELAAGVFIVLGLVTPAAAMVAIAVTGFYAAHSAAASGAGINALMWDANVWLPVVLLGLALAQQFTGPGFYAVDAGRGWARRPLASSWIFAVLGIAAAGLMWWFGTGINPFA, encoded by the coding sequence ATGACGAATATAAACCCGCGCAACCACCGCGACGTCACGGCAGACGACCTCACCGGCCTCGACGGCGTTCCCACCTACACGGGCCAGGCGGGCGGCTCGAACATCTACGAGCGCACCGGCAAGGCCGCGCCGACGGAGGTCTTCCCCCGTTCCACACCCGGCAGCACAGGCAGCACCGGGACCGCCGCTGGCACGGCAGACGAGGCGACGGGGCGCTACCCGGCTCCGGCGCCCGCTCCCGTCGAAGCGTTCGACCCGACCAGCGCCGATGCCGCTCCGGATCCCGTGCCAGCCGGACCGGCGACCGCCGTCGAGCCGCGGGCCCGCCGCGGCACGATCGACCTCGGCCTGCTCATCCTCCGCCTCGTCCTCGGCGGCTACCTTGCGTTCCACGCCACCGCGACGTTTTTCCGCCTCGGTGCCTCCGACGGCGTGACGGGGCTGGAAAACGCCTTTAGCGGCTACGCCTTCGGCGATGCCCTCGCTGTCGTCGTGCCCACGCTTGAGCTCGCAGCCGGCGTTTTTATCGTCCTCGGCCTCGTCACCCCGGCTGCGGCCATGGTGGCCATCGCTGTGACGGGCTTCTACGCCGCGCACTCGGCCGCGGCCTCCGGCGCGGGAATCAACGCGCTGATGTGGGACGCAAACGTCTGGCTTCCCGTCGTGCTCCTCGGCCTTGCACTGGCGCAGCAGTTTACAGGCCCCGGTTTCTACGCCGTCGACGCCGGGCGCGGCTGGGCGCGGCGCCCGCTGGCCTCCTCCTGGATCTTCGCGGTGCTTGGCATTGCGGCGGCCGGGCTGATGTGGTGGTTCGGTACCGGCATCAACCCCTTTGCCTAA
- a CDS encoding glycosyltransferase 87 family protein, whose amino-acid sequence MSSKHLSRLVAALGAVFGCVATWLLIRGTDFPIDTIIYREGARAFLAGRPLYSEPMYAADVALPFIYPPFGALVLTPLALASWLSDDAAGNAVIVLSSALLLACVYVVLRAVTRGRLGGPWLAAVVLAAWAVGVWLEPVRSNALYGQINVVIMALVVLDVVPRKRFLPQGSLIGIAAAIKITPLAMLLFFLLRRDFRAIVAAGVAGLVATALAAVVRFDATAEYFGTTLLNMGTKSEFGVDTTYQSNSSIKGAVMRFFPSPESLAAHSALAGGIWIAASVATVVLGAWLMVALMRRGMLVDATLVNAVIMLLISPVSWSHHWVWLALILPVAAWRCATVLRWPAALTAVAAMTAALTLTVPPKWWFGDEIDVYALTLWQKVLVDDFVWLGFALLAAWALALRRVDEKENQGARVAPAA is encoded by the coding sequence GTGAGTTCGAAGCACCTGTCCCGTCTCGTCGCCGCCCTCGGCGCCGTTTTCGGGTGCGTGGCCACCTGGCTGCTCATCCGCGGCACCGACTTCCCCATCGACACCATCATCTACCGCGAGGGGGCCCGCGCTTTCCTCGCGGGCCGCCCTCTCTACTCGGAGCCGATGTACGCGGCCGATGTCGCGCTCCCCTTCATCTACCCGCCCTTCGGCGCGCTCGTGCTCACGCCGCTTGCGCTGGCGAGCTGGCTGTCTGATGACGCCGCGGGCAACGCCGTCATCGTGCTCTCCTCGGCATTGCTGCTTGCCTGCGTGTACGTCGTGCTGCGGGCTGTGACGCGGGGGCGCCTCGGCGGCCCCTGGCTCGCCGCCGTGGTGCTCGCCGCGTGGGCGGTTGGGGTGTGGCTGGAGCCGGTGCGCTCCAACGCGCTCTACGGCCAGATCAACGTGGTCATCATGGCCCTCGTCGTGCTCGACGTGGTGCCGCGGAAGCGGTTTTTGCCCCAGGGCAGCCTTATCGGCATCGCCGCCGCCATCAAGATCACCCCGCTGGCGATGCTGTTGTTCTTCCTCCTGCGCCGTGACTTCCGCGCAATTGTCGCGGCCGGCGTTGCCGGCCTCGTCGCCACCGCGCTCGCCGCGGTGGTGCGCTTTGACGCCACTGCGGAATATTTCGGCACCACGCTGCTCAACATGGGCACGAAATCGGAGTTCGGGGTGGACACGACCTATCAGTCGAACAGCTCAATCAAGGGCGCGGTGATGCGGTTTTTCCCCAGCCCGGAGTCTCTCGCGGCGCACTCGGCGCTGGCGGGAGGCATCTGGATTGCGGCCTCGGTGGCCACGGTAGTGCTCGGCGCATGGCTCATGGTCGCGCTCATGCGGAGGGGCATGCTTGTCGACGCCACCTTGGTCAACGCCGTAATCATGCTGCTCATCTCCCCCGTCTCGTGGTCGCACCACTGGGTCTGGCTTGCCCTCATCCTGCCCGTGGCGGCGTGGCGCTGCGCGACGGTGCTGAGGTGGCCCGCGGCGCTCACCGCGGTGGCGGCGATGACCGCCGCGCTCACGCTGACGGTGCCGCCGAAGTGGTGGTTCGGCGACGAGATCGACGTCTACGCGCTGACGCTCTGGCAGAAGGTGTTGGTAGATGATTTCGTCTGGCTCGGCTTCGCCCTCCTCGCTGCGTGGGCACTCGCTCTGCGCCGCGTGGACGAAAAAGAGAACCAGGGCGCGCGGGTTGCGCCAGCCGCTTAG